GTGAAGCGCAAGCAGTGTTATCACTCAAAGGCACTTCAATTTCAAGCTATCAGCTCAGCCCTAACGGCGAGTCTGTGGCATTACTGGCAATGCCAGCACAAGAAAAGTCAGAAAAAGAGCTCAAAAAACTCGGTTTTATGGCTGAAGTATATGAGCTAGGTCTAAAAGATAAACAGTTATTTATTGTTGATTTAGTAGCATCTGATAAACCACTTTCACCAACCGAAATTGAGGTTGAAGGGTATGTGAGTGCGGTTAATTGGTCTGATGATGCTAAACAATTGTTAGTGAAAACTCAGCCGACAGCGTTGATTGATGATCAATACATGAAATCACAATGGCATGTGATGGATGTAGAAAGCAAAAAAATTACCACCAGTTTTAAAACCGAAGGCAAATTAGGCACCGCAGAATTCTCTCATGATGGCGAATATATTGCGATTTTAGGAGCTGAAGATAAGCATGATCCGGCCACAGGCCGTCTGTATATCGCCAATGCTAAAACCGGAAAAATCGAAGAGTGGATCCCTAACTTTATGGGCCACATTAGCGATTTTGAGTGGTTGAACCGTAAAAATGTGCTCAATTTTATTGGTAATGTCGGTGCAGAAAGCTTTGTCGCGCAAATAAAAGTCGGCTCTGCAAAATACAAAAAGTTAATTAGCGAAGGTGAGCTAATTGCTTCTAACTTATCGGTCTCTGATTCAGATAAAACCATTGCGTTAAAAGCCAATACAGCGAAGCACCCAAATGAAGTGTTTATGCTACGCGGCAAAAAATCGACCCGTCTTTCGGATTCAAACCCTTGGTTAAACGATAAGCGTTTTGCAAAACAAGAGAACATTACTTTCAAAGCCCGTGACGGTGTTGAGATTGGTGGTGTGCTTGTTTACCCATTGGATTATAAAGAAGGCACCCGTTACCCATTGATCATGAGTGTGCATGGGGGCCCTGAAAGTCATGACAAAGATGGTTGGGTGACTAATTATTCTCGCCCAGGACAAATGGGTGCAGCGCGCGGTTATGCAGTGTTTTACCCGAACTACCGTGGTTCAACGGGTAAAGGCGTTGATTATTCGAAACTGGGCCAAGGCGATTATGCCGGTAAAGAGTTTGATGATTTAGTCGACACTAAAAATCATTTAGTTGAAATGGGCCTTGTTGATACCAAGCGTGTGGGTATTACCGGTGGTTCATACGGTGGTTATGCGTCAGCTTGGGGGGCAACTAAGTTAACAGAGCATTTTGCTGCCAGCGTAATGTTTGTGGGGGTGACCAATCAATTATCGAAATTTGGTACGACCGATATTTCAAACGAAATGCATCTGGTACATGCGCGCTCATACCCGTGGGACAAATGGCAATGGTACCTAGAGCGCAGCCCAATTTACTGGGCGGGTCAATCTAAGACGCCATTACTCATCATGCACGGTAAAGACGACCCACGTGTTCACCCTGCGCAATCGATGGAACTATATCGTTATATGAAAGTACAAGGTAAAGAGGTACGTTTAGTGTATTACCCAGGCGAAGGACACGGTAATCGTAAAGTGGCAGCACAGTACGATTACAGCCTACGTTTAATGCGTTGGATGGATAACTACCTGATTGAAGGTAAAAAAGACATGCCAGCATATGAAATCGATCATGCTGCTAAGCTCAAAGCAGTCAAAGATGCTGATAAATAACGAATTAAATTCGGTTGAATAAGCCCTCTTTTGAGATAATGCAGTTCACTTAAGGTGAACTGCATTATCTACTTGGCTTTCTTTTCATCTGGCTCGGTATGGATGCTAACTAGAAATATTGACGTGATAGTGCATCATGGACTGAGTGGATCCCAAGTTGCAAGTCATCAATAAATTCATGCAATGACTC
This Pseudoalteromonas ulvae UL12 DNA region includes the following protein-coding sequences:
- a CDS encoding S9 family peptidase, whose translation is MKLIKSAIALAVGLASAQVVANDTITIEDIPKIQSVVQSVVSPDGEQVAFTRSVPRELYVDENGTNFTELFLVDEDGVERPFITGKVNISSIQWSADGEHVYFLTKKKDDKFRTLYRIAVSGGEAQAVLSLKGTSISSYQLSPNGESVALLAMPAQEKSEKELKKLGFMAEVYELGLKDKQLFIVDLVASDKPLSPTEIEVEGYVSAVNWSDDAKQLLVKTQPTALIDDQYMKSQWHVMDVESKKITTSFKTEGKLGTAEFSHDGEYIAILGAEDKHDPATGRLYIANAKTGKIEEWIPNFMGHISDFEWLNRKNVLNFIGNVGAESFVAQIKVGSAKYKKLISEGELIASNLSVSDSDKTIALKANTAKHPNEVFMLRGKKSTRLSDSNPWLNDKRFAKQENITFKARDGVEIGGVLVYPLDYKEGTRYPLIMSVHGGPESHDKDGWVTNYSRPGQMGAARGYAVFYPNYRGSTGKGVDYSKLGQGDYAGKEFDDLVDTKNHLVEMGLVDTKRVGITGGSYGGYASAWGATKLTEHFAASVMFVGVTNQLSKFGTTDISNEMHLVHARSYPWDKWQWYLERSPIYWAGQSKTPLLIMHGKDDPRVHPAQSMELYRYMKVQGKEVRLVYYPGEGHGNRKVAAQYDYSLRLMRWMDNYLIEGKKDMPAYEIDHAAKLKAVKDADK